One Drosophila subobscura isolate 14011-0131.10 chromosome U, UCBerk_Dsub_1.0, whole genome shotgun sequence DNA window includes the following coding sequences:
- the LOC117902807 gene encoding uncharacterized protein LOC117902807 — protein MLRKLLFNTQTVLRQQKKLQCTRNLAAKAAAPKILEPVHIEEAIKLEPTLSIYTPEVWRRAHETFQNHGLETVNFLRIVTANPAVLRRTPERIISSLEIWRACQFGETLLHLLLTKYPELLDVSDSHQLLSHVGFLKSRVSTNKNVWKLLMNSPDLLAQSEKRIEEKLDYIMDVMRIEVPELVKSSGLSMSLEELRCRHEFLVRLGLFKPRAPKADPDEPTTNHKLYQITDTSEKTFATKICHVTLPEFEAFKDLHAREIERKTRKRKEEEDFSDDEE, from the exons aTGCTGAGAAAACTATTATTTAACACGCAAACTGTATTAAGGCAACAGAAAAAG CTGCAATGCACGAGGAACTTGGCCGCGAAAGCCGCAGCGCCGAAAATATTGGAGCCGGTGCACATCGAGGAAGCTATTAAGTTGGAGCCCACACTGTCCATCTACACGCCCGAGGTGTGGCGGCGAGCCCATGAAACATTTCAAAATCATGGCCTGGAAACTGTCAACTTTCTACGCATTGTTACAGCCAATCCGGCAGTGCTGAGGCGAACGCCAGAGCGAATCATCAGCAGCCTAGAAATCTGGCGCGCCTGCCAGTTCGGGGAGACTCTGCTGCACCTGCTACTGACCAAATATCCGGAGCTGTTGGACGTCAGCGACTCCCATCAGTTGCTCTCTCACGTGGGCTTCCTGAAGAGTCGCGTTTCgaccaacaaaaatgtgtggaaGCTGCTGATGAACAGCCCCGACTTGCTGGCTCAATCAGAAAAAAGGATAGAGGAGAAACTGGACTACATCATGGATGTAATGCGCATAGAGGTGCCAGAATTGGTCAAGTCCAGCGGTCTGTCAATGTCCCTTGAGGAGCTGCGCTGCAGGCACGAGTTCCTCGTCCGCCTGGGCTTGTTCAAGCCGCGTGCCCCGAAAGCGGATCCCGATGAGCCCACAACTAATCACAAATTGTACCAGATTACGGACACATCTGAGAAGACGTTCGCCACAAAGATCTGCCATGTCACCTTGCCCGAGTTTGAGGCTTTTAAGGATTTGCATGCACGCGAGATCGAGCGCAAGACAAGGAAACGCAAGGAAGAGGAGGATTTCAGTGATGACGAGGAGTAG
- the LOC117902799 gene encoding trans-1,2-dihydrobenzene-1,2-diol dehydrogenase encodes MAQIIRWGIASAGKISEDFVIALSTLPASDHKVQAVAARTLDRAQDFAKKHEIPSAYGSYEELAKSKDVDVVYIGVLNPQHYEVSLLMLNSGKHVLCEKPLAMNKKQVEGILAAAKANKRFFMEAVWSRFFPAYQRVRELTSSGQLGEVKEVVVNFGFPLANVDRLQKRELGGGVVYDLGVYTIQVSQWAFQEKPQKIESSGTTNAEGIDDDVSSTLTYSGGRTARMRFTSKEKLDNTAVIKGTKGQVTLIDFWSPNKLIDIDGKEKEWLPPKGKYATNYGNSEAMRYEAEAVRQSIIAGDVENKNVAYADSLLFAEIQDTIRKQIGVLNKYDEE; translated from the exons ATGGCACAAATCATACGTTGGGGCATCGCTTCGGCTGGAAAGATCAGCGAGGATTTTGTCATTGCATTGAGCACACTGCCCGCCAGTGACCACAAGGTCCAGGCAGTGGCTGCCCGCACCCTGGATCGGGCACAGGACTTTGCCAAGAAGCACGAGATTCCCAGTGCCTACGGCAGCTACGAGGAGTTGGCCAAGAGCAAGGATGTGG ATGTCGTCTACATTGGCGTCCTGAATCCCCAGCACTATGAGGTCtccctgctgatgctgaacAGCGGCAAGCATGTGCTCTGCGAGAAGCCTCTGGCCATGAACAAGAAGCAAGTGGAGGGCATCCTGGCAGCCGCCAAGGCCAACAAACGTTTCTTCATGGAGGCTGTGTGGTCGCGCTTCTTCCCCGCCTACCAGCGTGTACGAGAGCTGACTTCCAGTGGACAATTGGGCGAGGTCAAAGAGGTTGTGGTTAACTTTGGCTTCCCCCTGGCCAATGTGGATCGTTTGCA aaaacGCGAGCTGGGAGGAGGTGTGGTCTACGACTTGGGCGTGTACACCATTCAGGTGTCGCAGTGGGCCTTCCAGGAGAAGCCACAGAAAATCGAATCGAGTGGCACCACAAATGCCGAGGgcattgatgatgatgtgagCTCCACATTGACCTACTCCGGTGGACGCACTGCTCGCATGCGTTTCACCTCCAAGGAAAAGCTGGACAACACAGCAGTCATTAAGGGCACCAAGGGACAAGTGACG CTGATTGACTTTTGGTCGCCCAACAAACTGATTGACATTGATGgcaaggagaaggagtggcTGCCGCCCAAGGGCAAATATGCCACAAATTATGGCAACTCCGAGGCCATGCGCTACGAGGCGGAGGCTGTCCGCCAATCCATCATTGCCGGCGATGTGGAGAACAAAAATGTCGCCTATGCGGACAGTTTGCTCTTTGCCGAGATTCAGGACACAATTCGCAAGCAGATTGGTGTGCTGAACAAGTACGATGAGGAATAA
- the LOC117902798 gene encoding trans-1,2-dihydrobenzene-1,2-diol dehydrogenase yields the protein MQSQTNLNWGIAAAGKITQDFVTALSTIEKSRHVVVAVADVDGSRAQEFAQRNQIPRHYDGFDALALDREVDVVYVGTLNPFHYAVVHLLLSRGKHVLCETPMCLGVDQAKELYGLAEQRGVFLMEGMWSRFFPSYERLRELLQSDAIGEVTLVKVQHGFRLAHVERVSNRELGGSIILDLGIYALQLGQFIFGSSPVKILPSGTQLNKDRVDVQTEFILDYGDGRRMVALVTGLENLENDAIIVGTKGEIKLSNYWCCTQLTRSNGPPETWPLPRAKFDFHYTNTCGLRYEAEEVRRCIEKRLLESPKFPHAASLEIIAISDEMRRQIGVTFDEF from the exons ATGCAGAGTCAAACGAATTTAAACTGGGGCATAGCCGCAGCTGGCAAGATCACCCAGGACTTTGTCACGGCTCTCAGCACCATTGAGAAGTCCCGCCatgtggtggtggctgtggccgaTGTGGATGGCTCGAGGGCGCAGGAGTTTGcacaaagaaatcaaataCCGCGACACTATGATGGCTTCGATGCCTTGGCCTTGGATCGCGAGGTGGATGTGGTCTATGTGGGCACGCTGAATCCCTTTCACTATGCTGTCGTTCATCTGCTGTTGTCCCGGGGCAAGCATGTGCTCTGCGAGACGCCCATGTGCCTGGGTGTGGATCAAGCCAAGGAGTTGTATGGGTTGGCAGAGCAGCGTGGAGTTTTTCTGATGGAAG GCATGTGGTCACGCTTCTTTCCCAGCTATGAACGTCTCAGGGAGCTCCTGCAGAGCGATGCCATTGGTGAGGTTACCCTCGTCAAGGTCCAGCATGGCTTTCGCTTGGCGCATGTCGAACGTGTCAGCAATCGAGAGCTGGGTGGCTCCATCATACTGGATCTGGGCATTTATGCCTTGCAGTTGGGACAATTTATATTTGGCAGCTCGCCCGTCAAGATCCTGCCCAGTGGCACGCAACTGAACAAAGATCGCGTGGATGTACAAACGGAGTTTATACTCGACTATGGCGATGGTCGTCGCATGGTGGCTTTGGTCACTGGCCTGGAGAATCTGGAGAACGACGCCATCATTGTGGGCACCAAAGGCGAGATTAAG CTCTCCAACTATTGGTGCTGCACACAGCTGACACGCTCCAATGGTCCACCCGAAACGTGGCCTCTGCCCAGAGCTAAATTTGATTTCCATTATACAAACACCTGTGGACTGCGCTACGAGGCGGAGGAGGTGCGTCGCTGCATCGAGAAGCGTCTGCTGGAGAGTCCAAAGTTTCCACATGCCGCCAGTCTGGAGATTATTGCCATTAGCGATGAGATGAGGCGACAAATTGGTGTTACTTTTGATGAGTTTTAG